The stretch of DNA CCGGATCGAACGCCACGTGCACCGGATCGCCGTGCCGTCGCCCGGCGGGGTGCACGAGATGGCCCAGATGTGCAGCCATCTGATCGGTCAGATGCTCGACCGCAAGAAGCCGCTGTGGGACATGTGGATTCTCGAGGGCATGCAGGACGGTCGCATCGCGGTCATGTTCCGCATGCACCACGCGTGCGTCGACGGCGCGACCGTGGCCGACATACTCGGTGAACTGGCGACCGACTCGCCCGAGTCGCCCGAGCTGGATCCGGAGAAGGTCACCGCGTCGGCGGGGGAGGCCAAGCGGGTCGATCTCGCGGTGGGCGGTGTCGTGAACGTGTTCCTGCAGCGTCCGTTGGCCGCACTGAAGCTGATCCCGAAGACGGTGCCGGTCCCGTTCGAATGGTTCAAACGCGTGCGCAGCGGCCAGGGCATGCCCGCGCCGTTCCTGGCGCCGCAGACCCGGTTCAACGCTCCGCTCACCGCGCGGCGCTCCATCGCGTTGACACAGCTGCCGCTCGCGGACGTCAAACGCGTCAAGGAACATTTCGGCGTCAAGGTGAACGACGTCGTCCTCGCCATGGCGGGCGGTGCGCTGCGCGAGTATCTCGAGTCGCACGACGAACTGCCCGACGATCCGACGGTCGGCCTCGTACCGGTCTCGGTGCGCGGCGCCGAGGAGAAGGACCTGGTCAAATCGGGGACCAACAAGGTGACCGGCATGTTCACCCGGCTGCCGTCGAACGTCGCCGACCCGGTGGACCGGCTGCGGGTGGCCCGCGAGTACGCCAACCTGTCGAAGGCGCACCTGCACGAGATCGACGACAACATGCTCCGGGCGTTCGCCGAGTTCGCCCCCGGCAACTCGCTGGCGCTTCTCATGCGTCTGTACGGCGATCGTCGTGTGGCGGCCCTGCATCCGCCGATCTTCAACGCGGTGGTCTCGAACGTCGCCGGTCCGGCCGGCGACATGTACCTGCTCGGCGGCCGCGTGGAATCGGTGTACCCGTTGGCTCCGATCTTCCACGGGCTGGGACTGAACATGACGGTGTTCTCGGCCGCGGGCGAACTCAATGTGGGCCTGTTGACCTGCAACGACCTCGCCAACGACATCTGGAGTCTGGCGGACGCCTTCCACGACCAGCTCGATCTGCTCGTGGCCGCGGTCGAGCGTGGCGAGACGCTCGATGCGGGCGCCTGACGTGGGCGTGATCGCCGTCTACGCGGCCGTCCCCGCGGGTGTCGCGGGTCGGCTCGGCGATGTCGATCCCGACGAGGTCGGTGACTACATCGACCGGGTCCTGGGGGAGGGCGCGCCGTCGGTCGACATAGACGAGACGTGGGACGGACTGCACTTCCTGCTCGCCGGTCGACCGGCGACGGACCCCGTCGAGGACGACGCGCTCAGCGAGGCCGTCGTCGGCGTGTACGAGTTCGACAGCGACGTCATCGTCGGCGTGACTCCGGTCGCGGAGCTGGCACGGATCGTCGACGCGCTCGAGGCGGTGGACCTCGACGGACTGCTCGGCGACGTCGACTGGTCCGCGTTCGCGGCCGCCGACGTCTATCCGGGCGGGTGGAACCCCGACGCGGTCGGCACGCTGCGCGACGTCTTCGCCGACGTGCTGAACATCCATCGGCTCTGCCTGGCCGACGGACTGGACCTCATGGTCGCGATCAGCTGAGACGACGCGCCGCGGGAGTGCCGAGCGCACCGCGGGCTCACGTGTCCGGTTCTCACCGGCGGGCGGCGTCTCGGCCGTGTCGGAGCAGCGGCCTACTCGCCGTGGAGTTCGCGCAGCCAGGCGGTCGACGGCGCGTCAGAGGGCGAACGCCAGTCGCCCCGCGGCGAGAGGGAGCCGCCGGAGCCGATCTTCGGGCCGTTGGGCATCGCGGTCCGTTTGAACTGGTTGGACATGAATCGCTTGAGGAACACCTCGAGCCAGCGGGTGATGGTCTCGTCGTCGTACTGATTGCGCTGCTCCTGCGTCATCATGTCCGACCACTCACCGCGTGTCCTGTCGCCCCACGCCTGCCGGGCGAGGTAGGCGACCTTCGACGGCCGGTATCCGAATCGCGTCAGGTAGTAGAGGAAGAAGTCGTGCAGCTCGTACGGGCCGACGGTGTCCTCGGTGCTCTGGACGTTGCCGTCGGCGTCCGCGGGCACCAGTTCCGGAGAGATGACGTCGTCGACGATCTCGGCCAAGGCGTCGATCGTCTCGGTCGGGTAGCCGCCGGTGGCGATCTTCCAGCGGATCAGATGCTGGATCAGGGTCTTGGGCACCGAACCGTTGACGTTGTAATGCGACATCTGGTCGCCGACGCCGTATGTGCACCAGCCGAGTGCGAGTTCGGACAGGTCGCCGGTGCCGAGGACGATGCCGCCCAGGTGGTTCGCGAGGCGGAACAGGTGCGAGGTGCGTTCGCCGGCCTGCACGTTCTCGAACGTCACGTCGTAGACGGGCTCGCCGTCGGAGAAGGGGTGCCCGAGATCCTTCAGCATCTGGATGCACGACGGCCGGATGTCGAGTTCGTTCCCGGTCACCCCGAGCGAGTCCATCAGGACGTGGCTGCGGGCGAGCGTCGCGTCGCCGGTGGCGAACCCGGGCATCGTGTACGCGTGGATGTCGCTGCGGGGCAGGCCGAGGAGGTCGAAGGCCGCTACCGCGACGAGGAGGGCGAGCGTCGAGTCGAGCCCGCCGGACACACCGATGACGATCTTGCGGATGCCGGTCGCGTTGAGGCGTCCGACGAGACCCTGCACCTGGATGTCGAGGACCTCGCGGCAGCGTTGATCGCGGTCGGCGACACCGGTCGGAACGAACGGGAAGCGCGCCACGGTGCGCCGCAGATCGTCGACGTCGTCCGGCTCCGCCTCGAACGGGATGCGCCGCAGTTCGCGCGCGCGGTCGGCGAAGTCGCCGACCTGATCGCGCATGGAGATCATCCTCGATCGTTCCTGGCGGATGCGGTCGAGGTCGATGTCGGCGACGATCAGCTGCGGGCCCATCGCGAACGTCTCAGATCGCGCGAGGATCGTGCCGTTCTCGGCGATCAGCGCGTCGCCGTCCCAGGCGAGGTCGGTGGTCGACTCGCCGAATCCGGACGCCACGTACAGGTGAGCCGCGACATTGCGTGCGGA from Gordonia humi encodes:
- a CDS encoding NAD(+) synthase, with amino-acid sequence MSVYSHGFARIAAAVPPVALADPIENASRTVELIARAHEQGAALVAFPELGLCGYSVDDLVQQDALLDDVMDALMQVVEATRRHSPVVLVGAPLRIDDALYNCAVVIHDGQVLGVAPKSYLPNYREFYEQRYFAAARDAVVDTVTLGDHEVPFGADLIFEAVDVPGLRFHAEVCEDGWVPIPPSTWAALAGASLLINLSGSPVTIGKEEYRRTLAASHSARNVAAHLYVASGFGESTTDLAWDGDALIAENGTILARSETFAMGPQLIVADIDLDRIRQERSRMISMRDQVGDFADRARELRRIPFEAEPDDVDDLRRTVARFPFVPTGVADRDQRCREVLDIQVQGLVGRLNATGIRKIVIGVSGGLDSTLALLVAVAAFDLLGLPRSDIHAYTMPGFATGDATLARSHVLMDSLGVTGNELDIRPSCIQMLKDLGHPFSDGEPVYDVTFENVQAGERTSHLFRLANHLGGIVLGTGDLSELALGWCTYGVGDQMSHYNVNGSVPKTLIQHLIRWKIATGGYPTETIDALAEIVDDVISPELVPADADGNVQSTEDTVGPYELHDFFLYYLTRFGYRPSKVAYLARQAWGDRTRGEWSDMMTQEQRNQYDDETITRWLEVFLKRFMSNQFKRTAMPNGPKIGSGGSLSPRGDWRSPSDAPSTAWLRELHGE
- a CDS encoding WS/DGAT/MGAT family O-acyltransferase — protein: MERLSGLDASFLYLETPSQMMNVAAILQLDPSTVPGGYTFDTMRAEMARRVSAIPSLRRKLTDSLTNFDHPVWIEDEDFRIERHVHRIAVPSPGGVHEMAQMCSHLIGQMLDRKKPLWDMWILEGMQDGRIAVMFRMHHACVDGATVADILGELATDSPESPELDPEKVTASAGEAKRVDLAVGGVVNVFLQRPLAALKLIPKTVPVPFEWFKRVRSGQGMPAPFLAPQTRFNAPLTARRSIALTQLPLADVKRVKEHFGVKVNDVVLAMAGGALREYLESHDELPDDPTVGLVPVSVRGAEEKDLVKSGTNKVTGMFTRLPSNVADPVDRLRVAREYANLSKAHLHEIDDNMLRAFAEFAPGNSLALLMRLYGDRRVAALHPPIFNAVVSNVAGPAGDMYLLGGRVESVYPLAPIFHGLGLNMTVFSAAGELNVGLLTCNDLANDIWSLADAFHDQLDLLVAAVERGETLDAGA
- a CDS encoding DUF1877 family protein, with the protein product MRAPDVGVIAVYAAVPAGVAGRLGDVDPDEVGDYIDRVLGEGAPSVDIDETWDGLHFLLAGRPATDPVEDDALSEAVVGVYEFDSDVIVGVTPVAELARIVDALEAVDLDGLLGDVDWSAFAAADVYPGGWNPDAVGTLRDVFADVLNIHRLCLADGLDLMVAIS